Proteins encoded together in one Triticum dicoccoides isolate Atlit2015 ecotype Zavitan chromosome 7B, WEW_v2.0, whole genome shotgun sequence window:
- the LOC119337857 gene encoding probable protein phosphatase 2C 59 isoform X2, protein MGHRGDTKPVSGGGFSENGKFSYGYASSLGKRSSMEDFHETRIDGVDGETVGLFGVFDGHGGARAAEFVKQNLFSNLIKHPKFFTDTKSAIAETFTHTDSELLKADTTHNRDAGSTASTAILVGDRLVVANVGDSRAVICRGGDAIAVSRDHKPDQTDERQRIEDAGGFVMWAGTWRVGGVLAVSRAFGDKLLKQYVVADPEIKEEVVDSSLEFLILVSDGLWDVVSNEEAVAMVKPIVDSQEAAKKLLVEATRRGSADNITCVVVRFLDQKPPAAATNGSPAPVAPGK, encoded by the exons ATGGGGCACCGCGGGGACACCAAGCCTGTCAGTGGCGGCGGGTTCAG TGAGAACGGCAAGTTTAGCTATGGTTATGCGAGCAGTCTAGGGAAAAGATCTTCCATGGAGGACTTCCACGAGACGAGAATCGATGGCGTCGATGGAGAGACCGTCGGATTGTTCGGTGTTTTCGACG GCCATGGTGGAGCTCGAGCCGCGGAGTTTGTCAAGCAGAACCTTTTCAGCAACTTAATCAAGCACCCAAAGTTCTTCACCGATACCAAGTCTGCCATTG CTGAAACTTTCACCCATACGGATTCAGAGCTTCTGAAGGCCGATACCACCCACAACCGAGATGCAGGGTCGACGGCCTCCACGGCCATTCTCGTTGGCGATCGCCTGGTCGTGGCAAACGTTGGGGACTCTAGGGCGGTCATTTGTAGAGGCGGTGATG CTATAGCCGTGTCAAGGGACCATAAGCCTGATCAGACAGATGAGAGGCAGAGGATAGAGGATGCCGGAGGTTTCGTCATGTGGGCAG GTACATGGCGTGTAGGCGGCGTGCTTGCTGTTTCTCGGGCATTTGGTGACAAACTGTTGAAGCAGTACGTGGTTGCCGATCCAGAGATCAAG GAGGAGGTGGTCGACAGCTCCCTGGAGTTCCTCATCCTGGTGAGCGACGGGCTGTGGGACGTCGTGAGCAACGAG GAAGCCGTGGCCATGGTGAAGCCGATCGTGGACTCGCAGGAGGCGGCCAAGAAGCTCCTCGTGGAGGCGACCCGGAGGGGAAGCGCCGACAACATCACCTGCGTCGTCGTCCGTTTCCTGGACCAGAAGCCCCCGGCGGCGGCCACCAACGGATCCCCAGCCCCTGTCGCACCGGGCAAGTGA
- the LOC119337857 gene encoding probable protein phosphatase 2C 59 isoform X1 translates to MGHRGDTKPVSGGGFSENGKFSYGYASSLGKRSSMEDFHETRIDGVDGETVGLFGVFDGHGGARAAEFVKQNLFSNLIKHPKFFTDTKSAIAETFTHTDSELLKADTTHNRDAGSTASTAILVGDRLVVANVGDSRAVICRGGDAIAVSRDHKPDQTDERQRIEDAGGFVMWAGTWRVGGVLAVSRAFGDKLLKQYVVADPEIKEVVDSSLEFLILVSDGLWDVVSNEEAVAMVKPIVDSQEAAKKLLVEATRRGSADNITCVVVRFLDQKPPAAATNGSPAPVAPGK, encoded by the exons ATGGGGCACCGCGGGGACACCAAGCCTGTCAGTGGCGGCGGGTTCAG TGAGAACGGCAAGTTTAGCTATGGTTATGCGAGCAGTCTAGGGAAAAGATCTTCCATGGAGGACTTCCACGAGACGAGAATCGATGGCGTCGATGGAGAGACCGTCGGATTGTTCGGTGTTTTCGACG GCCATGGTGGAGCTCGAGCCGCGGAGTTTGTCAAGCAGAACCTTTTCAGCAACTTAATCAAGCACCCAAAGTTCTTCACCGATACCAAGTCTGCCATTG CTGAAACTTTCACCCATACGGATTCAGAGCTTCTGAAGGCCGATACCACCCACAACCGAGATGCAGGGTCGACGGCCTCCACGGCCATTCTCGTTGGCGATCGCCTGGTCGTGGCAAACGTTGGGGACTCTAGGGCGGTCATTTGTAGAGGCGGTGATG CTATAGCCGTGTCAAGGGACCATAAGCCTGATCAGACAGATGAGAGGCAGAGGATAGAGGATGCCGGAGGTTTCGTCATGTGGGCAG GTACATGGCGTGTAGGCGGCGTGCTTGCTGTTTCTCGGGCATTTGGTGACAAACTGTTGAAGCAGTACGTGGTTGCCGATCCAGAGATCAAG GAGGTGGTCGACAGCTCCCTGGAGTTCCTCATCCTGGTGAGCGACGGGCTGTGGGACGTCGTGAGCAACGAG GAAGCCGTGGCCATGGTGAAGCCGATCGTGGACTCGCAGGAGGCGGCCAAGAAGCTCCTCGTGGAGGCGACCCGGAGGGGAAGCGCCGACAACATCACCTGCGTCGTCGTCCGTTTCCTGGACCAGAAGCCCCCGGCGGCGGCCACCAACGGATCCCCAGCCCCTGTCGCACCGGGCAAGTGA